TATTACTGGGCTAGATGCGTGTTTAGAAAACTTAGGTGCTGATAACTGGACGGCGGCTGCCAATGCTATTCGCACAACGGATACCGTGCCTAAAGTAGACAGTACTCAGATTAATCTAGATGATGGCACGGCATATCATGTCACTGGTATCTCAAAAGGTGCGGGCATGATCCGCCCTAATATGGCGACCATGTTGGGCTTTGTGGCGACAGATGCACCGATTGCGCAGCCACTATTACAAAAAATGCTGGTTGAATTGACCAATCAATCGTTCAACCGTATTACCATAGATGGGGATACTTCGACCAATGATTGCTGCGTGTTAATCGCGACTGGTGAGCATGATGAGCAGTTGATTGACTCTGAGCAACATCCACACTATCAGGCTGTATTTACGGCATTACAACAAGTTTTCTTACGTCTTGCGACCTTGATTGTGCGTGATGGCGAAGGCGCAACTAAATTTATTACGGTCAAAGTGACCGGCGGTAAAACCGTTGAAGACTGCTGCGATGTGGCCTATGCCGTTGCACATTCACCGTTAGTCAAAACTGCCTTTTTCGCAAGCGATCCAAACTGGGGTCGTATCGTAGCGGCTATTGGTTACTCAGGTGCTGAGCATCTTGATGCTAACCTAGTGAGTGTTAACCTTGATGATGTTGCGATCTGTACCCGTGGTCAATTAGATACCAGCTATAGTGAAGAGCAGGGCCAAGCGGTAATGAGTCGACCTGAGATTACCATTCATATTGATTTGGGTGTGGGTGAGGCGACAGATACGGTCTATACCTGTGATTTATCTCATGAATACGTTAGTATCAACGCAGATTATCGCAGTTAGTGGCTTTAATCGATTGTGAGAAGTAACGTTTCGGCTATCACAGCTTGGTCATTAATGGCTGTTGTGGTAGCCGTTAGTTACTTGCTTGCTTGCTGCTTCTAAGTTGCAGCAGCACCTTCAGGATGAGGTCTGTATTTAGAGCTATTGTGCTAGGTGGTGCTGCAACTGATGTTGCTTGTGCACCGCCAGTGCTGCGAATCAATGACAAACTTGAGCTAATCAATGAAACTTGCTCAATGAGGCCCAACCTGATTAAATCATATAAAAATCAATAAATAATTAAATTAAACTTAATAAGTTTTATAAATTATTAAGTTTTACAAAATAATGATGGAAAATGAGAGGATATGTTTTTATAATAGCCGCTATTTTCAGATCGCAGATGAGGCTTTTATGAAATATTTACTGTCTTCCTTAGCTTTGGCGTCGTTAGTACTGACCGCTTGTACCACTACCACAACCAGTTCAACGTCACAAATGAGAGGTGCTGTAAAAACCGCACAGTCTCAAGCTGCATCACAAATTATTCATATCCCTTCTTTTTTGATTGAGGTCAGCCCGCAAAAGGCACCTTGTGAGATTGCAACCACTGAGGGCTCAAGCGTCAGAACTCAGTGCTTGTATTATCGTCAAACCTTCCAGAAAAACTACAACACCCTTAGTGGCGGCATCAAAGATTTTGATTTTGAGCCAGGCTATCGCTATATACTTGATATCAGACAAGATGCCGTAGCCGATGATGTAACCGGTCAGCTTCGTCCCTTATGGACTTTAAATAAAGTGGTATCAAAAATTAAAGAATAGTGCCTAATTTAACATTATCCTAATTGATCACTTTATTCATAAATGAGCTGTATTAATAACTAGGCCGTAATGATAATAGTAAGTCGGCTATTTTATTGAGTGGACCGTAATGCTGATTAAGCTTGCTTAAAATGGTCGGCAAATAAGTCTGCCAGATAGCGCGCTAAAGGGTAGGGGATATCGTGGCCCAATCCAGCGATGAGCTTAAATTCAGAGTGGCGGATGGTTTTGGCCAAGCATTGACCATGAGCGGGCGGTAATAATCGGTCGTGCGTACCGTGAACAATTAACGTCGGCTGCTCGATTTTACGATCAATCTCTACTAATGAGCCTGTGGCCAATACTGCCAGTAGCTGACGCGAGACGCCTTTGGGATAAAAGCGGCGTTTATAGAGCAGTTTAGTACGGGTTAATGCTCTGCTTTCATCAAAGAAGTCCGGCGAGCCAATGGTTTTAAGTAAGTGCAGGTTATTGTCGATAATAACTTTCGGGTCTTTATTATCAGGGATAGGTTTGGTTAAGGCGCGCAGCGCATCCAGTCTTGGTGGCGGTAAAAATGGGCGATTGTTACTGGTCGCTAGCAAACCAAGACGAGTCACTCGCTCTGGATAGTTGGCTGCCAATATTTGCGCAATCATGCCGCCCATAGACATACCCAATACATGACAATGTTCAATTTCAAGCGCGTTTAACAGCTGATTGACATCTTCTGTCATATCAAACAAGGTATAAGGGATACTCTCGTTTTCAATCTTAATCGGCAAACCCAGCTTAAAGCGTGACAGTAATTTAAGCTTTTTACTAAAGGTTTTGTGTTCTTTAGTCAGCTTATTTTTGTGCTTTAATTTACTCGATTTGCCGATATCACGGTTATCAAACCGAATCACCTGAAAGCCTGAATCAATCAGACGCTTACAAAATACATTAGACCAAACCAGAGACTGAGCACCTAACCCCATTATCAATAGGATAATAGGGTCGTCTTCACGACCGCCACGTTCTAAATAAAACTTATATTTTGGGGTTTTAATCTTATACGCACGCATAAAGTCTGCGTATTTAGACGGTTTGGTTTTGATTTGATAAGGCTTTTGCTTTGACGGCATAACTGATGACCTAGGTACTTTCAGTTGTAGTGTGGCAATAATTACCTCGGTCAATAAATAACTCTAAACCAATAACTCTGAAGAGGGTTAGTAACCTTGGTAACTGTTTATACTAGTAACTGTTGATACTAAAGCAGCTAGGTGTCAGTTTGATGAAAGCCAATGCAGCATATTGCTAGGCAAGATTAATGTGCAAGCTATAGCATGTGTTGTTTTAACTCATGCACAATGTAAGGTTGGAAGTATTCTGGTAAATCGTGCGCCATGCCTTTAATCAATCTGAACTTAGCATGTGGAATATCACGAGCCACTGCCTTACCGTGTGACGGCGGTAATAGCCCGTCTTCACTACCATGCATAATCAAGGTTTTTGCAGAAATAGACTGACTATAGGATTTAATAGAGCCTGTCATCAAGATGGCAGTCAACTGTTGGATAGTGCCGGTAGGATAGAAGCAGCGATGGTAGCGTAGACGTGATAAATCTGCGACTTGCTGCTGGTCGATATAGCCCTGTGACCCGACTGTCTGAATGAACCACTTGCCGTGATCTACCACATCTTCTTCTTGATAGCTGGCAGGACGTTTGAATAAAGTATATAGCTGTCTTGGGTGTGGCGGCTCAAGCATCGGTCGGTTATTGGTCGAAAATATCAGCGCTAAGCGATCAACCAAATGCGGGTATTTTGCTGCAAAAATTTGGGCAATCATACCGCCCATTGATGCTCCAAGCACATGAGCCTTACGTAGCCCTAAAGCTCGTATTAAGTTTGCCACATCATCAGCCAAATCGGTTAAGTGATAAGCCACTTTGGTGTGAGAGTTATCTATGCCAAATTGCATCTTTAACATGGCGCCTAAAAAATTAACACGTGGCAAATCCTTGCGGCGAATTTTGGTAGATAAACCAATATCTCTGTTATCAAAGCGAATCACATAAAAGCCGGCATCGATAAGACGCTTGATAAAGCTCTCAGGCCAGAATATCAGTTGTGAGCCAAGGCCCATGATTAATACTAACGGAGGGTGATCAGGATTGCCGCCGACTTCAACGTACAGTTCGATATCGTCTGAAACTTGAATAATGGCTTGCTGCATAAGTGGTGACAGCGGTGAGGGGTGCCAGTGGTGCTCGGAGGCGACATGTGACATAGGAGTCATAAATCCTTTTTTGACGGCTTTTACAGGTTGATTAGATGGTATTAAGCGATTTGATTTTTGAAAAGTAGACTTAGATTTCTACCATTTCAAAATCAAGCTTGCCCACACCACATTCAGGACAAGTCCAGTCATCTGGAATGTCTTCCCATTTTGTGCCTGGCTCAATACCTTCTTCCGGACAGCCCAGCTCTTCGTCATAGATCCAACCACAAACGATGCATTCCCATTTTTTCATTACTAGTCCCTTACTCAATAAGTCAATAAAGCCCAAATTATACCCACATCTGCCAATGACAACAAGACACTATCACTAGCCTGATAATGAGCGGGTGCAGTCATCAATATTACAACAATAGATATGTTAAAATAATAGGTTAAAAGCTGTTATTTCGCATCATGTTTATAGCCGAGTTTAATTCTTACGGGAAGTATTTATGAGTAATCAAGCCGTTTCTTCATCACATTCAGAATCTGCCACTTCAGCGACTGTTATCGTAGATTCAGAATCAAAACGTCATCCTTTATGGCGTGCTATTCGCACAGTGCCAGATTTTCCAAAGCCTGGCATTGATTTTTATGACATCACGCCTTTATTACTCACTCATGTCAATGATGTGATTAATGCGATGTTGGAGGCTTTGCCAGAAGGTTTGATGGATGAAGTCGACTGTTTGGTTGCGGTTGAAGCCCGCGGATTTGTGTTTGCTAGTTTATTAGCCGGGCGTTTGGGCAAAGGTATGATGTTACTGCGTAAACCAGGTAAGCTACCGCCGCCAGTCGCTAATAAATCTTATGCTTTGGAATATGGCAGTGACACGTTGGAAATCCAAGATGGCATGCAGCCAAGCAAGGTATTGTTGGTCGATGATATCCTAGCAACCGGTGGTACGTTAAAAACGGCCTACCATTTATGTAAAGAAGCAGGCCATACAGTCGCCGGTGTTCTTGTACTACTAGACCTAGTGGCGCTACATGATGAGTTCCCAATTCCGGTTTATACGGTTTTAAAAGGTTAGTGCTTAAAAGTCACCATAAACATTAGCCCTAGCAACTTAGTGAGCCAAAAAAAACTCTACTTAAGATAGCCAGTATCATCGCTATCGAAAGTAGAGTTTTTTTGTTTAGGTTCTTTAACTTAAGCTCAAAAAACTAAAGCTCAATGATTTAAGCGTTATAACCTAAGGTTTATTTTTTCAATTGCATTAATGCTTTTGCTAGTTCATCACGTGCAGTGATAAAGCCGTCAATACCTTTAGGTAATAGATGCTGAGTGATGCTGTCTTGCTCGTAAGCGGCATTAAACTCATCTTCAGTTAGAGTAACTTTTGGCATGGTTTCACTGATCAAGTCAGCTGATAAGGCTTGAGTGACAGGTGTCTCTAATGCAGCCAACTCATCCAATAAATCTGGTGAAATAGTCAATAAATCACAGCCAGCAAGTGCTAAGATTTGATCCACACTTCTAAAGCTTGCGCCCATCACTTGGGTGTTATAGCCATGCTGTTTGTAATATTGATAGGTGCGTTTGACTGATTGAACGCCCATGTCATCAGCAATAGGAATGTTTTGGCGATTTTGCTCACGTTTTTGCCAGTCTAAAATACGACCGACAAATGGAGATATTAAAGTAACGCCGGCTTCTGCACAAGCCACTGCTTGATGCTGACCAAAGATTAGGGTTAAGTTACAGTGAATGCCTTCTTTTTCTAATTGCTCGGCTGCTTTAATACCTTGCCAAGTGGCAGCAATCTTAATCAAAATACGCTCTTTATCGACGCCAGCACGCTGATAGGCATCCATAAACTCATGCGCTTTTGCGATGGTAGCTTCGGTGTCATAAGACAATCTGGCATCCACTTCAGTTGATACACGACCTTCGATCAATTTTAGAATATCGCAGCCCACTTGAATGGTTAAATCATCAATAACCTTATCAATCATGTCATCGCCATGACTTGAGAAGCGGTTTAAAGTGTCCGCAAGCATCGCTTGTTTATCAGGATGGGTCAATGCTTTAGTAATTAGGCTTGGGTTAGTCGTCGCATCGACTGGCTTTAGGCGAGCAATAGCGCTTAAGTCACCGGTATCTGCCACGATGGTCGTCATAGTTTGGAGCTGCGATAAAGCATTCATGATGTATTCCTAATTTATTGCTAAGGGATGAAAAAATATCAAGGGTTATTGTTTTAACTTTTATGCTAACGTTATGTTTAACAGCATTTATTTAGATTAAGTGGTTAGCACTGGTGTAAATGATGATAGCGTATTACACTAGATCTAGATGCTAAGCGATCATGCGTCTCATTATACTATGTGTTTATGAAAATTGTGTTTATCAAAATTCGATTGATGATAACTCAGTTGATGAAAACTTTTTGTCATTAGTATCGATTATTATCAGTTTGTGACTTGTATTTTTTTTTGAAGCTAAAGTTGTGAAGCTTCAGTTTTGAAGCAAAGTTTTGCGGCTTAAAATTTGTGGCTTTTTATTTGTGATTCTATGATTGAATTTTTACACATGTCTGATAGGGTTGTTATCATTCGCACTAAGGCTGCTAATTTTATTTATTTTGGCCGCGAAAGTTGACTATAATAATCAAACCAAAGTAATAATCAGAATTAAATTAACCGCTTATTGATGGTATCAATAGCGGGCGTATCATTCATATTAACCATATTAACGTTTTAAATTAATCCATTATCATAACACGACCTATAGGCTTTTTTATGACATCATCCACAAATAACAACAACGCTCCTGCAAAAATTTCAGATGCGGCAGAGACAAAATTAGATGAGCTACGCCAAAAAATTGACCAAGTCGATGGTGAGATTTTGCAGCTGATTAGCAATCGCGCCAAATTGGCACAGGGTGTTGCTGAGTTTAAAAAAACGTATGCAGATGAAGTGGATTCAAACCCCATATTTTATAGACCAGAGCGTGAAGCGCAAGTATTAAAAAACATCATGAAGCGTAATCAAGCGTCAGACAGTCCAATCAGTGATGAGAAAATGGCGCGCTTGTTCCGTGAAATCATGTCAGTATGCTTGGACTTAGAAGCACCGCAAAAGATTGCATTCTTAGGCCCTGTCGGTACCTTTACGCATGCAGCAGCATTAAAGCACTTTGGTAAAGCCTCTACTACAGTGCCATTAACCACCATTACTGACGTCTTCCGTGAAGTTGAGTCAGGATCGGCGATGTATGGTGTTGTACCAGTTGAAAACTCATCAGAAGGTGTGGTAAATCACACGCTAGATGGCTTTTTAAGCTCTTCATTGAAGATTATTGGTGAGGTTGAATTACCTATTCACCAAAACTTCCTAGTTGCTAGCCACACCAAAGTGGATAGCTTAAGTCGCATTTATTCTCATCAGCAGTCACTGGCACAATGTCGTCATTGGCTTGATGTGAATTATCCAAACGTAGAGCGCGTTCAAGTTTCTAGTAATGGTGAAGCGGCGAGACGCTTGAAGAATGAATGGCATTCAGCGGCCATCGCTGGTGATGTGGCTGTTGCAGAATATGACCTGCATAAGCTGCATGAAAATATTGAAGACAACCCAGGTAATACCACACGCTTCTTAATTATTGGACATGAAGATATCGCACCTTCTGGTCAAGACAAGACTTCAATCTTGGTCTCTGCTCATAACAAAGCCGGTGCCTTGATTGAAATCTTACAGCCTTTGTCTAAGCATGGCGTGTCAATGACCAGTATTGAGACCCGCCCTGAACGTCCAAACAAATGGGCCTACGTATTCTTCATTGATATGGAAGGTCATATTGAAGATGAAAATGTACGTGCCGCCATTGAAGATATCCGTCCGATGGTGAGAGACTTACGTGTGTTAGGCTCATACCCACAAGCAGTGATTTAATTTAAATCAGCTAAAATAGATTTGGGTGTATACTATACTATTGTTCATTTACGGTTCGTTTAATTAGTCAGGTTGCCACATGAGTCACAAAACATTTTCTACCCCAGCTTACGATAGCATTAATGAGTTACACGTTTACCAAGCCGGCAAGTCAGTTGATGAGCTAAAGCGAGAGTATGAAGTCAATGACGTGCTAAAGCTTGCCAGTAACGAAAATGCCTTGGGTAGTTCACCAAAAGTGACTCTGGCCATTACCGAGCAGCTTGGTAAGTTGGCACGCTATCCAGATTGCCAAGCAGAAGACCTAAAGCTGGCCATTGCCCAATT
Above is a window of Psychrobacter sp. FDAARGOS_221 DNA encoding:
- the argJ gene encoding bifunctional glutamate N-acetyltransferase/amino-acid acetyltransferase ArgJ; translated protein: MPVGNIAPPEIVHAIPGVDIGITAAGVRYKDRDDLVVFSIADQASVACVTTSNQCCAAPVLLVREHLAKLQQQTEKTQTPRYLLINTGNANAATGDVGYQRALQTCEALAEKTGTQAAQVLPFSTGVIGEVINRDAIITGLDACLENLGADNWTAAANAIRTTDTVPKVDSTQINLDDGTAYHVTGISKGAGMIRPNMATMLGFVATDAPIAQPLLQKMLVELTNQSFNRITIDGDTSTNDCCVLIATGEHDEQLIDSEQHPHYQAVFTALQQVFLRLATLIVRDGEGATKFITVKVTGGKTVEDCCDVAYAVAHSPLVKTAFFASDPNWGRIVAAIGYSGAEHLDANLVSVNLDDVAICTRGQLDTSYSEEQGQAVMSRPEITIHIDLGVGEATDTVYTCDLSHEYVSINADYRS
- a CDS encoding DUF4377 domain-containing protein, with protein sequence MKYLLSSLALASLVLTACTTTTTSSTSQMRGAVKTAQSQAASQIIHIPSFLIEVSPQKAPCEIATTEGSSVRTQCLYYRQTFQKNYNTLSGGIKDFDFEPGYRYILDIRQDAVADDVTGQLRPLWTLNKVVSKIKE
- a CDS encoding alpha/beta fold hydrolase, which gives rise to MPSKQKPYQIKTKPSKYADFMRAYKIKTPKYKFYLERGGREDDPIILLIMGLGAQSLVWSNVFCKRLIDSGFQVIRFDNRDIGKSSKLKHKNKLTKEHKTFSKKLKLLSRFKLGLPIKIENESIPYTLFDMTEDVNQLLNALEIEHCHVLGMSMGGMIAQILAANYPERVTRLGLLATSNNRPFLPPPRLDALRALTKPIPDNKDPKVIIDNNLHLLKTIGSPDFFDESRALTRTKLLYKRRFYPKGVSRQLLAVLATGSLVEIDRKIEQPTLIVHGTHDRLLPPAHGQCLAKTIRHSEFKLIAGLGHDIPYPLARYLADLFADHFKQA
- a CDS encoding alpha/beta fold hydrolase, giving the protein MSHVASEHHWHPSPLSPLMQQAIIQVSDDIELYVEVGGNPDHPPLVLIMGLGSQLIFWPESFIKRLIDAGFYVIRFDNRDIGLSTKIRRKDLPRVNFLGAMLKMQFGIDNSHTKVAYHLTDLADDVANLIRALGLRKAHVLGASMGGMIAQIFAAKYPHLVDRLALIFSTNNRPMLEPPHPRQLYTLFKRPASYQEEDVVDHGKWFIQTVGSQGYIDQQQVADLSRLRYHRCFYPTGTIQQLTAILMTGSIKSYSQSISAKTLIMHGSEDGLLPPSHGKAVARDIPHAKFRLIKGMAHDLPEYFQPYIVHELKQHML
- a CDS encoding rubredoxin encodes the protein MKKWECIVCGWIYDEELGCPEEGIEPGTKWEDIPDDWTCPECGVGKLDFEMVEI
- a CDS encoding adenine phosphoribosyltransferase, with the protein product MSNQAVSSSHSESATSATVIVDSESKRHPLWRAIRTVPDFPKPGIDFYDITPLLLTHVNDVINAMLEALPEGLMDEVDCLVAVEARGFVFASLLAGRLGKGMMLLRKPGKLPPPVANKSYALEYGSDTLEIQDGMQPSKVLLVDDILATGGTLKTAYHLCKEAGHTVAGVLVLLDLVALHDEFPIPVYTVLKG
- a CDS encoding transaldolase, with product MNALSQLQTMTTIVADTGDLSAIARLKPVDATTNPSLITKALTHPDKQAMLADTLNRFSSHGDDMIDKVIDDLTIQVGCDILKLIEGRVSTEVDARLSYDTEATIAKAHEFMDAYQRAGVDKERILIKIAATWQGIKAAEQLEKEGIHCNLTLIFGQHQAVACAEAGVTLISPFVGRILDWQKREQNRQNIPIADDMGVQSVKRTYQYYKQHGYNTQVMGASFRSVDQILALAGCDLLTISPDLLDELAALETPVTQALSADLISETMPKVTLTEDEFNAAYEQDSITQHLLPKGIDGFITARDELAKALMQLKK
- the pheA gene encoding prephenate dehydratase; the encoded protein is MTSSTNNNNAPAKISDAAETKLDELRQKIDQVDGEILQLISNRAKLAQGVAEFKKTYADEVDSNPIFYRPEREAQVLKNIMKRNQASDSPISDEKMARLFREIMSVCLDLEAPQKIAFLGPVGTFTHAAALKHFGKASTTVPLTTITDVFREVESGSAMYGVVPVENSSEGVVNHTLDGFLSSSLKIIGEVELPIHQNFLVASHTKVDSLSRIYSHQQSLAQCRHWLDVNYPNVERVQVSSNGEAARRLKNEWHSAAIAGDVAVAEYDLHKLHENIEDNPGNTTRFLIIGHEDIAPSGQDKTSILVSAHNKAGALIEILQPLSKHGVSMTSIETRPERPNKWAYVFFIDMEGHIEDENVRAAIEDIRPMVRDLRVLGSYPQAVI